ACCAAGAAATAAAAGTGGAATAAGAGATTATGATGATAATTCTATTGGTTGGATAAACTTTATAAAGTGTATGAGAAAGGCGGGACTTCCAATAGAGGTGTTAATAGAGTATGTAGCTCTATATCAGATAGGAGACTCTACAAATGAAGCTAGAAAAAATTTACTGATAGAGCAAAGAGAGGAACTTTTAGCTAAAATAAATGAATTAAAAGAAACTTTGGAATATTTGAATAAAAAGATAGAGAGATATGATGAGA
This genomic interval from Candidatus Fusobacterium pullicola contains the following:
- a CDS encoding MerR family transcriptional regulator, producing the protein MTIAEVSKKLNISADTLRYYERIGLIPPVPRNKSGIRDYDDNSIGWINFIKCMRKAGLPIEVLIEYVALYQIGDSTNEARKNLLIEQREELLAKINELKETLEYLNKKIERYDE